A window from Peromyscus eremicus chromosome 1, PerEre_H2_v1, whole genome shotgun sequence encodes these proteins:
- the Spib gene encoding transcription factor Spi-B isoform X2 — MLALEATQLEGPHLSCLYPEGVFYDLDSCKPFSYPDSDGGPDSTWGWTEAPPAPSIAPYEVFDPATAAFAHSQAVQLCYGHGLGPSAYSPVGTLDPAPSLQPPGPGLQVYPSEDLVSQTLGPLAPYPSPVLSEEEDILLDSPALEVSDSESDEALLAGSEGRGSEAGARKKLRLYQFLLGLLLRGDMRECVWWVEPGAGVFQFSSKHKELLARRWGQQKGNRKRMTYQKLARALRNYAKTGEIRKVKRKLTYQFDSALLPATRRA; from the exons ATGCTTGCCCTGGAGGCTACACA GCTGGAAGGCCCACACTTGAGCTGTTTG TACCCAGAAGGTGTCTTCTATGACCTGGACAGCTGCAAGCCCTTCAGTTACCCAGATTCAGATGGGGGCCCTG ATTCCACCTGGGGCTGGACAGAGGCCCCACCTGCCCCCTCCATCGCCCCCTATGAAGTCTTCGACCCCGCTACGGCTGCCTTCGCCCACTCCCAGGCTGTGCAGCTCTGTTACGGTCATGGTCTCGGCCCCTCTGCCTACAGCCCTGtggggaccctagacccagcccCCAGCTTGCAGCCTCCAGGGCCTGGCCTCCAGGTGTACCCCTCAGAGGACTTGGTCAGCCAG ACCCTGGGCCCCTTGGCTCCGTACCCCAGCCCTGTGCTATCAGAAGAGGAAGACATTCTGCTGGACAGCCCTGCCCTGGAGGTCTCGGACAGTGAGTCAGACGAGGCCCTCTTGGCTGGCTCCGAGGGGAGGGGATCCGAGGCAG GTGCACGCAAGAAGCTGCGCCTGTACCAGTTCCTGCTGGGGCTGCTGCTGAGAGGGGACATGCGCGAGTGCGTGTGGTGGGTGGAGCCGGGCGCCGGCGTCTTCCAGTTCTCCTCCAAGCACAAGGAGCTGCTGGCTCGCCGCTGGGGCCAGCAGAAGGGCAACCGCAAGCGCATGACGTACCAGAAGCTGGCGCGCGCGCTGCGCAACTACGCCAAGACGGGCGAAATCCGCAAGgtcaaacgcaagctcacctacCAGTTCGACAGCGCGTTGCTGCCAGCCACCCGGCGCGCCTGA
- the Spib gene encoding transcription factor Spi-B isoform X3, whose translation MLALEATQLEGPHLSCLYPEGVFYDLDSCKPFSYPDSDGGPDSTWGWTEAPPAPSIAPYEVFDPATAAFAHSQAVQLCYGHGLGPSAYSPVGTLDPAPSLQPPGPGLQVYPSEDLVSQTLGPLAPYPSPVLSEEEDILLDSPALEVSDSESDEALLAGSEGRGSEVHARSCACTSSCWGCC comes from the exons ATGCTTGCCCTGGAGGCTACACA GCTGGAAGGCCCACACTTGAGCTGTTTG TACCCAGAAGGTGTCTTCTATGACCTGGACAGCTGCAAGCCCTTCAGTTACCCAGATTCAGATGGGGGCCCTG ATTCCACCTGGGGCTGGACAGAGGCCCCACCTGCCCCCTCCATCGCCCCCTATGAAGTCTTCGACCCCGCTACGGCTGCCTTCGCCCACTCCCAGGCTGTGCAGCTCTGTTACGGTCATGGTCTCGGCCCCTCTGCCTACAGCCCTGtggggaccctagacccagcccCCAGCTTGCAGCCTCCAGGGCCTGGCCTCCAGGTGTACCCCTCAGAGGACTTGGTCAGCCAG ACCCTGGGCCCCTTGGCTCCGTACCCCAGCCCTGTGCTATCAGAAGAGGAAGACATTCTGCTGGACAGCCCTGCCCTGGAGGTCTCGGACAGTGAGTCAGACGAGGCCCTCTTGGCTGGCTCCGAGGGGAGGGGATCCGAG GTGCACGCAAGAAGCTGCGCCTGTACCAGTTCCTGCTGGGGCTGCTGCTGA
- the Spib gene encoding transcription factor Spi-B isoform X1, which yields MLALEATQLEGPHLSCLQYPEGVFYDLDSCKPFSYPDSDGGPDSTWGWTEAPPAPSIAPYEVFDPATAAFAHSQAVQLCYGHGLGPSAYSPVGTLDPAPSLQPPGPGLQVYPSEDLVSQTLGPLAPYPSPVLSEEEDILLDSPALEVSDSESDEALLAGSEGRGSEAGARKKLRLYQFLLGLLLRGDMRECVWWVEPGAGVFQFSSKHKELLARRWGQQKGNRKRMTYQKLARALRNYAKTGEIRKVKRKLTYQFDSALLPATRRA from the exons ATGCTTGCCCTGGAGGCTACACA GCTGGAAGGCCCACACTTGAGCTGTTTG CAGTACCCAGAAGGTGTCTTCTATGACCTGGACAGCTGCAAGCCCTTCAGTTACCCAGATTCAGATGGGGGCCCTG ATTCCACCTGGGGCTGGACAGAGGCCCCACCTGCCCCCTCCATCGCCCCCTATGAAGTCTTCGACCCCGCTACGGCTGCCTTCGCCCACTCCCAGGCTGTGCAGCTCTGTTACGGTCATGGTCTCGGCCCCTCTGCCTACAGCCCTGtggggaccctagacccagcccCCAGCTTGCAGCCTCCAGGGCCTGGCCTCCAGGTGTACCCCTCAGAGGACTTGGTCAGCCAG ACCCTGGGCCCCTTGGCTCCGTACCCCAGCCCTGTGCTATCAGAAGAGGAAGACATTCTGCTGGACAGCCCTGCCCTGGAGGTCTCGGACAGTGAGTCAGACGAGGCCCTCTTGGCTGGCTCCGAGGGGAGGGGATCCGAGGCAG GTGCACGCAAGAAGCTGCGCCTGTACCAGTTCCTGCTGGGGCTGCTGCTGAGAGGGGACATGCGCGAGTGCGTGTGGTGGGTGGAGCCGGGCGCCGGCGTCTTCCAGTTCTCCTCCAAGCACAAGGAGCTGCTGGCTCGCCGCTGGGGCCAGCAGAAGGGCAACCGCAAGCGCATGACGTACCAGAAGCTGGCGCGCGCGCTGCGCAACTACGCCAAGACGGGCGAAATCCGCAAGgtcaaacgcaagctcacctacCAGTTCGACAGCGCGTTGCTGCCAGCCACCCGGCGCGCCTGA